A window of the Dunckerocampus dactyliophorus isolate RoL2022-P2 chromosome 19, RoL_Ddac_1.1, whole genome shotgun sequence genome harbors these coding sequences:
- the LOC129172143 gene encoding tyrosine-protein phosphatase non-receptor type 14-like: protein MPFRLKLRRTRRYNVLSKNYFVTRIRLLDSNVIECTLSVESTGQECLEAVAQRLELRETHYFGLWFQGKTQTPAQRWVELEKPLKKQLDKFGNEPLLFFGVMFYVPSVSRLEQEATRYQYYLQVKKELLDGRLHCTVEQGIRLAGLAVQADFGDFTQFMSQDFLREYVLFPVNWPNGDEVLEEWTQKVAEEHKSHCRMQAAEAELLYIKEVEKLDGFGQESFPAKDNYTNDIFIGMSFIGVFVKHRNGRSIMLHRWKDIGTIAHNKSAITVEIMSRDDTIIFHTEDMEMAKYIARLFTARHKFYKQNKICAEPTHSPAPIRRRPTWTHRLSLPRPQSCNFQTMHSQYGEHYQDTQSSQDSIFHDDPYYKSQTSLDHCQVDFPFRNGTLPNGSMYSSPSLSSLNHSQTFIPPSPMSSNLSIPGSELMRPDYIPSHRHSAIIAPSYRPTPEYDAVMRQKRRMLPAHHDLHSQSLRSLNISNACAYRQPEALVYSQPEMRERGPYHGLGPSPGPYTQISYSKPVSHGPHQGGPASSQGPCHSPCINGGGGSSTGGGGSGGGGVGSSISHTVSTPELANTKQQGTNPGNYAATSHIMRNHISRPPPPYPSTPFRPATSTPDLASHRLRCIGGSSPELVTRMVQLSVKTFQPDSSAVVHQSLQEVSEPLTTAAKHRSTLDKRHSMEVISSMRAGGGTEGMVMKGMNTPLHRRNTLREHVMPPQPMPQAQPQPPQPQTQPQPHPPPPQPKDLPIPIPPQKEPAVAPPAPVTYQHQKTLSNATMLIHSSDSEEEEEEEEEEGPELDVQIPGLNEDISISAQLQAALAKLPNKPPPEYPGPPRPPSNVSIHTHNHNHTHHHNHNHNQAAHSSQGPMDPCQTQGHIPGDGDPESGGSGTLTRGDQGGVNGNVLGPSISEPDLTSVKERVRKEPVKERPVSEMFSLEDSIVEREIAQRTLERQKMSVDSMKRPLMMAALNGLYVARMPVPESPSEDGAKAAIDERCKTLELKLEEERVFTEYEQVPKKRADSALTTATLPENAERNRFRDVVPYEENRVELVPNKENNTGYINASHIKVTIRGEEWHYIATQGPLANTCADFWQMVWEQGVSVIAMVTAEEEGGRAKSHRYWPKLGSKHNSATHGKFKVTTKFRTDSGCYATTGLKVKHLLSGQERTVWHLQYTDWPEQGCPEYVQGFLSYLEEIQSVRRHTNSMLDTSKSLNPPVVVHCSAGVGRTGVVILTELMISCLEHNEPVEVPTMLSGLRQQRMLMVQTISQYKFVYQVLIQFLKNSRLI from the exons ACGCACTACTTCGGCCTGTGGTTCCAAGGCAAGACCCAGACTCCGGCACAGCGCTGGGTGGAGTTAGAGAAGCCTCTCAAGAAGCAATTAGACAAGTTTGGCAATGAGCCGCTGCTGTTCTTCGGCGTGATGTTTTACGTGCCCAGCGTGTCCCGCTTGGAGCAGGAGGCCACAAG GTATCAGTATTACCTTCAGGTGAAGAAGGAACTGTTGGATGGACGTCTCCACTGCACGGTGGAGCAGGGCATCAGACTAGCTGGCCTAGCAGTGCAAG ctgactttggggattTCACTCAGTTTATGTCTCAGGACTTCCTCAGGGAGTATGTGCTCTTTCCAGTG AACTGGCCTAATGGAGACGAAGTGCTGGAGGAGTGGACTCAAAAGGTTGCAGAAGAGCACAAGAGCCACTG CCGAATGCAAGCAGCTGAGGCTGAGCTCTTGTACATTAAGGAGGTGGAGAAACTGGATGGCTTCGGCCAGGAGAGCTTCCCTGCTAAG GACAACTACACCAACGATATTTTCATCGGCATGTCTTTCATTGGAGTGTTTGTCAAACACCGAAATGGGAGGTCCATCATGCTCCACAG GTGGAAGGACATCGGCACCATAGCGCACAACAAGTCTGCCATCACAGTGGAGATAATGAGCAGGGATGACACTATCATTTTTCACACG gagGATATGGAAATGGCCAAGTACATTGCTCGTCTTTTCACGGCCAGACACAAGTTCTACAAACAGAACAAGATTTGTGCAGA GCCAACTCATTCCCCTGCACCAATCAGGAGGCGACCCACCTGGACTCACCGCCTCTCTCTG CCACGGCCGCAGTCCTGTAACTTCCAGACAATGCATTCCCAGTATGGAGAACATTATCAAGACACACAGAGTTCTCaag ACAGTATCTTCCATGACGACCCCTACTACAAATCCCAGACCAGCCTGGACCACTGCCAGGTGGACTTCCCCTTCCGTAACGGCACCTTGCCCAATGGAAGCATGTACAGCAGCCCCAGTTTGAGCTCCCTCAACCATTCCCAGACGTTCATCCCGCCCTCACCAATGTCCTCCAACCTCAGCATCCCGGGCAGCGAGCTCATGCGCCCCGACTACATCCCCAGCCACCGCCACAGCGCCATCATTGCTCCGTCCTACCGGCCCACGCCCGAGTACGATGCCGTGATGCGGCAGAAGCGGCGCATGCTCCCCGCTCACCACGACCTCCACAGCCAGTCGCTGCGTAGTCTGAACATTAGCAATGCCTGCGCTTATCGCCAGCCTGAGGCGTTGGTGTATAGCCAACCAGAAATGAGGGAGAGGGGGCCTTATCATGGCCTGGGACCCAGTCCTGGACCTTACACACAG ATCAGCTACAGTAAGCCAGTGTCTCATGGCCCCCATCAGGGCGGACCAGCCAGCAGTCAGGGGCCCTGTCATTCACCATGCATCAACGGAGGCGGAGGCAGCAGCACTGGCGGCGGCGGCAGTGGTGGCGGCGGTGTGGGAAGCTCAATATCTCACACAGTTAGTACGCCTGAGCTTGCTAATACCAAACAGCAAGGGACTAATCCTGGGAACTACGCCGCGACCTCTCACATTATGAGAAATCACATATCACGACCTCCCCCGCCGTATCCTTCCACCCCTTTCCGACCTGCCACCAGCACGCCAGACCTGGCGAGCCACCGCCTTCGCTGCATCGGAGGAAGCAGTCCAGAGCTGGTCACCCGCATGGTGCAGCTGTCGGTGAAGACCTTCCAGCCGGACAGCTCAGCGGTGGTGCACCAGTCCTTGCAGGAGGTCAGTGAGCCGCTCACCACTGCCGCAAAGCACCGCTCCACGTTGGACAAGAGGCACAGCATGGAGGTGATTAGCAGCATGAGAGCAGGAGGTGGCACGGAGGGCATGGTGATGAAGGGCATGAACACTCCCCTTCATCGGAGGAATACTCTCCGAGAGCATGTGATGCCCCCTCAGCCCATGCCGCAAGCTCAGCCCCAACCCCCTCAGCCACAAACTCAACCGCAGCCTCACCCACCTCCTCCTCAACCTAAAGACTTGCCCATACCTATTCCTCCCCAGAAGGAACCAGCAGTGGCACCACCTGCTCCCGTTACCTATCAGCATCAAAAAACACTTTCAAACGCCACCATGCTCATCCACAGCAGTgacagtgaggaggaggaggaggaggaagaggaggaggggccTGAGCTTGATGTTCAAATCCCAGGTCTGAATGAGGACATCAGCATCAGTGCCCAGTTGCAGGCCGCCTtggcaaaactgcccaacaaacCCCCTCCTGAGTATCCCGGTCCTCCAAGACCTCCCAGCAATGTTTCCATTCACAcgcacaatcacaatcacactcaccaccacaaccacaaccacaaccaAGCAGCACACAGCAGCCAGGGACCCATGGACCCATGCCAAACCCAGGGCCACATTCCTGGGGATGGCGATCCTGAAAGTGGTGGTAGTGGAACTCTGACACGAGGAGACCAGGGTGGGGTAAATGGAAATGTTTTAGGTCCCTCGATTTCGGAACCCGATCTGACCAGTGTGAAGGAGAGGGTGAGGAAGGAGCCGGTCAAGGAGAGACCCGTGTCGGAGATGTTCTCTTTGGAAGACAGCATTGTGGAGAGGGAAATAGCACAGAGG ACGCTGGAAAGACAGAAGATGTCTGTAGACTCCATGAAGAGACCCTTGATGATGGCGGCCCTCAATGGCCTCTATGTGGCCCGAATGCCCGTCCCGGAGTCTCCTTCGGAGGATGGTGCCAAGGCTGCCATTGATGAGCGG TGTAAGACATTGGAGCTCAAACTGGAAGAGGAGAGGGTCTTCACCGAGTACGAGCAGGTACCCAAAAAGAGGGCGGACAGTGCTCTGACCACGGCGACCCTCCCGGAAAACGCGGAGCGCAATCGTTTCCGTGACGTGGTCCCGTACGAGGAGAACCGAGTGGAACTTGTGCCCAACAAGGAGAACAACACGGGTTACATCAACGCCTCGCATATCAAG gTGACCATCAGAGGCGAGGAGTGGCACTACATTGCCACCCAGGGCCCGTTAGCCAACACCTGTGCCGACTTCTGGCAGATGGTCTGGGAGCAGGGGGTCAGCGTCATCGCCATGGTTACGGCTGAGGAg GAGGGAGGCAGGGCCAAGAGCCACCGCTACTGGCCCAAACTGGGCTCCAAGCACAACTCAGCCACTCACGGCAAGTTCAAGGTGACCACTAAGTTCCGCACCGACTCGGGCTGCTACGCCACCACAGGGTTAAAGGTCAAACACCTGCTCTCGGGTCAGGAGAGGACCGTGTGGCACCTACAGTACACCGACTGGCCTGAGCAAGGTTGCCCCGAATACGTCCAGGGGTTTCTCT CCTACCTTGAGGAGATCCAATCTGTGAGGAGACACACTAACTCCATGTTGGACACCTCCAAGAGCCTTAACCCCCCTGTGGTGGTGCACTGTAGCGCAGGGGTGGGTCGAACAGGTGTGGTCATCCTCACTGAGCTCATGATCAGCTGCCTGGAGCACAACGAG CCCGTGGAGGTCCCCACCATGTTGTCAGGTCTGAGGCAGCAGAGGATGCTGATGGTCCAGACCATCTCACAGTACAAGTTTGTGTACCAGGTCCTCATTCAGTTCCTGAAGAACTCCCGGCTCATTTGA
- the LOC129172213 gene encoding N-lysine methyltransferase SMYD2-like isoform X3: protein MHKLECSAMVAFGEKWCPSETSRLVARILDKKKTQKERCQSEKILQIGEMQSHVEDIDNEKRENNQADIAGLHHFYSKHLDFPDSKELLSLFSQVSCNGFTIEDEELSHMGTAVYPDVALINHSCLPSVIVTYDRTRAEVRAVKDMKPGDEVLISYIDLLYPTDDRNNRLRESYYFTCDCQECKSRSKDKVKLKVRKQSEPIEAEAVSAMVRYARKTIREFRALKHVKTPSELLEMCQQSLEEMGAVFDDSNVYMLHMMYQAMGVCIYMSDIEGAVRYGEKLLIPFSHLYPAYSLNVSSMYLKLARLYMGLDRRSMGLSALKKAIAIMEVAHGKDHHYLKELHKEMAQQ from the exons ATGCACAAGCTGGAATGCTCTGCCATGGTGGCATTCGGGGAGAAGTGGTGCCCGTCAGAGACGTCCCGTCTGGTGGCTCGAATTCTCGACAAGAAG AAAACACAGAAAGAACGATGTCAGTCTGAGAAGATTTTACAGATTGGAGAAATGCAGTCTC ACGTAGAGGACATAGACAATGAGAAGAGAGAGAACAACCAGGCAGACATAGCCGGGCTGCATCATTTTTACTCCAAACATTTGGACTTTCCCGACTCCAAAGAGCTGCTCTCGCTCTTCTCGCAG GTGTCCTGTAACGGCTTCACCATAGAGGACGAGGAACTGTCCCACATGGGCACCGCAGTCTACCCGGA CGTGGCGCTAATAAACCACAGCTGTCTCCCCAGTGTCATAGTCACTTATGACAGGACGCGGGCTGAGGTTCGAGCGGTGAAGGACATGAAGCCTGGAGATGAA GTCCTGATCAGCTACATAGACCTGCTCTACCCCACTGACGACCGCAACAACCGGCTGAGAGAGTCTTACTACTTCACCTGTGACTGCCAGGAGTGTAAGAGCAGGTCTAAA GACAAGGTGAAGCTGAAAGTGCGTAAGCAGAGCGAGCCCATCGAGGCCGAGGCGGTCAGTGCCATGGTGCGCTACGCCAGGAAGACCATCCGGGAGTTTCGAGCCCTCAAACACGTAAAGA CCCCTAGTGAGCTGCTGGAGATGTGCCAGCAGAGCCTGGAGGAGATGGGGGCAGTGTTTGACGACTCCAACGTCTACATGCTCCACATGATGTACCAGGCCATGGGTGTGTGCATATACATGTCAGACATAGAGGGAGCCGTGAGATACGGCGAGAAGCTCCTCATACCGTTCAG CCACTTGTATCCGGCCTACTCTCTGAACGTGTCGTCCATGTACCTGAAGCTGGCCAGACTCTACATGGGACTGGATAGGCGCTCTATGGGCTTGAGTGCCCTGAAGAAG GCGATAGCCATCATGGAAGTCGCCCATGGCAAAGATCACCACTATCTGAAAGAGCTGCACAAAGAGATGGCACAACAGTGA
- the LOC129172213 gene encoding N-lysine methyltransferase SMYD2-like isoform X2, producing MSHWCSEDTFGLLYCFGPDSWPRVRKENLARCGKCKKAYYCNVKCQKGDWAMHKLECSAMVAFGEKWCPSETSRLVARILDKKKTQKERCQSEKILQIGEMQSHVEDIDNEKRENNQADIAGLHHFYSKHLDFPDSKELLSLFSQVSCNGFTIEDEELSHMGTAVYPDVALINHSCLPSVIVTYDRTRAEVRAVKDMKPGDEVLISYIDLLYPTDDRNNRLRESYYFTCDCQECKSRSKDKVKLKVRKQSEPIEAEAVSAMVRYARKTIREFRALKHVKTPSELLEMCQQSLEEMGAVFDDSNVYMLHMMYQAMGVCIYMSDIEGAVRYGEKLLIPFSHLYPAYSLNVSSMYLKLARLYMGLDRRSMGLSALKKAIAIMEVAHGKDHHYLKELHKEMAQQ from the exons ATGTCACACTGGTGCAGCGAGGACACTTTTGGACTTCTTTACTGTTTCGGGCCAGACAGCTGGCCCCGTGTAAG GAAGGAGAACCTCGCAAGATGTGGGAAGTGCAAGAAAGCCTACTACTGCAATGTCAAATGTCAG AAGGGGGACTGGGCCATGCACAAGCTGGAATGCTCTGCCATGGTGGCATTCGGGGAGAAGTGGTGCCCGTCAGAGACGTCCCGTCTGGTGGCTCGAATTCTCGACAAGAAG AAAACACAGAAAGAACGATGTCAGTCTGAGAAGATTTTACAGATTGGAGAAATGCAGTCTC ACGTAGAGGACATAGACAATGAGAAGAGAGAGAACAACCAGGCAGACATAGCCGGGCTGCATCATTTTTACTCCAAACATTTGGACTTTCCCGACTCCAAAGAGCTGCTCTCGCTCTTCTCGCAG GTGTCCTGTAACGGCTTCACCATAGAGGACGAGGAACTGTCCCACATGGGCACCGCAGTCTACCCGGA CGTGGCGCTAATAAACCACAGCTGTCTCCCCAGTGTCATAGTCACTTATGACAGGACGCGGGCTGAGGTTCGAGCGGTGAAGGACATGAAGCCTGGAGATGAA GTCCTGATCAGCTACATAGACCTGCTCTACCCCACTGACGACCGCAACAACCGGCTGAGAGAGTCTTACTACTTCACCTGTGACTGCCAGGAGTGTAAGAGCAGGTCTAAA GACAAGGTGAAGCTGAAAGTGCGTAAGCAGAGCGAGCCCATCGAGGCCGAGGCGGTCAGTGCCATGGTGCGCTACGCCAGGAAGACCATCCGGGAGTTTCGAGCCCTCAAACACGTAAAGA CCCCTAGTGAGCTGCTGGAGATGTGCCAGCAGAGCCTGGAGGAGATGGGGGCAGTGTTTGACGACTCCAACGTCTACATGCTCCACATGATGTACCAGGCCATGGGTGTGTGCATATACATGTCAGACATAGAGGGAGCCGTGAGATACGGCGAGAAGCTCCTCATACCGTTCAG CCACTTGTATCCGGCCTACTCTCTGAACGTGTCGTCCATGTACCTGAAGCTGGCCAGACTCTACATGGGACTGGATAGGCGCTCTATGGGCTTGAGTGCCCTGAAGAAG GCGATAGCCATCATGGAAGTCGCCCATGGCAAAGATCACCACTATCTGAAAGAGCTGCACAAAGAGATGGCACAACAGTGA
- the LOC129172213 gene encoding N-lysine methyltransferase SMYD2-like isoform X1 — MTGKIDGIERFDSPGKGRGLRVTRAFKVGELLFSSPAYSYVLSAKEKGGFCEFCFKRKENLARCGKCKKAYYCNVKCQKGDWAMHKLECSAMVAFGEKWCPSETSRLVARILDKKKTQKERCQSEKILQIGEMQSHVEDIDNEKRENNQADIAGLHHFYSKHLDFPDSKELLSLFSQVSCNGFTIEDEELSHMGTAVYPDVALINHSCLPSVIVTYDRTRAEVRAVKDMKPGDEVLISYIDLLYPTDDRNNRLRESYYFTCDCQECKSRSKDKVKLKVRKQSEPIEAEAVSAMVRYARKTIREFRALKHVKTPSELLEMCQQSLEEMGAVFDDSNVYMLHMMYQAMGVCIYMSDIEGAVRYGEKLLIPFSHLYPAYSLNVSSMYLKLARLYMGLDRRSMGLSALKKAIAIMEVAHGKDHHYLKELHKEMAQQ; from the exons ATGACAGGCAAGATCGACGGGATTGAGAGATTTGACAGCCCCGGCAAAGGGCGAGGTCTCCGAGTAACTAGAGCCTTTAAGGTCGGGGAGCTGCTCTTCTCCAGCCCGGCCTACTCCTATGTGCTGTCTGCCAAAGAGAAAGGAGGATTCTGTGAATTCTGCTTCAAGAG GAAGGAGAACCTCGCAAGATGTGGGAAGTGCAAGAAAGCCTACTACTGCAATGTCAAATGTCAG AAGGGGGACTGGGCCATGCACAAGCTGGAATGCTCTGCCATGGTGGCATTCGGGGAGAAGTGGTGCCCGTCAGAGACGTCCCGTCTGGTGGCTCGAATTCTCGACAAGAAG AAAACACAGAAAGAACGATGTCAGTCTGAGAAGATTTTACAGATTGGAGAAATGCAGTCTC ACGTAGAGGACATAGACAATGAGAAGAGAGAGAACAACCAGGCAGACATAGCCGGGCTGCATCATTTTTACTCCAAACATTTGGACTTTCCCGACTCCAAAGAGCTGCTCTCGCTCTTCTCGCAG GTGTCCTGTAACGGCTTCACCATAGAGGACGAGGAACTGTCCCACATGGGCACCGCAGTCTACCCGGA CGTGGCGCTAATAAACCACAGCTGTCTCCCCAGTGTCATAGTCACTTATGACAGGACGCGGGCTGAGGTTCGAGCGGTGAAGGACATGAAGCCTGGAGATGAA GTCCTGATCAGCTACATAGACCTGCTCTACCCCACTGACGACCGCAACAACCGGCTGAGAGAGTCTTACTACTTCACCTGTGACTGCCAGGAGTGTAAGAGCAGGTCTAAA GACAAGGTGAAGCTGAAAGTGCGTAAGCAGAGCGAGCCCATCGAGGCCGAGGCGGTCAGTGCCATGGTGCGCTACGCCAGGAAGACCATCCGGGAGTTTCGAGCCCTCAAACACGTAAAGA CCCCTAGTGAGCTGCTGGAGATGTGCCAGCAGAGCCTGGAGGAGATGGGGGCAGTGTTTGACGACTCCAACGTCTACATGCTCCACATGATGTACCAGGCCATGGGTGTGTGCATATACATGTCAGACATAGAGGGAGCCGTGAGATACGGCGAGAAGCTCCTCATACCGTTCAG CCACTTGTATCCGGCCTACTCTCTGAACGTGTCGTCCATGTACCTGAAGCTGGCCAGACTCTACATGGGACTGGATAGGCGCTCTATGGGCTTGAGTGCCCTGAAGAAG GCGATAGCCATCATGGAAGTCGCCCATGGCAAAGATCACCACTATCTGAAAGAGCTGCACAAAGAGATGGCACAACAGTGA